A window of the Dickeya dianthicola NCPPB 453 genome harbors these coding sequences:
- the gntT gene encoding gluconate transporter, protein MPLVIVAVGVALLLVLMIRFKLNGFIALILVALAVGIMQGMPVQKVMTSIKNGVGGTLGSLALIMGFGAMLGKLLADCGGAQRIATTLIHRFGRKHIQWAIVLTGFTVGFALFYEVGFVLLLPLVFSIVASARIPLLYAGVPMAAALSVTHGFLPPHPGPTAIASLFHADMGKTLLYGTLLGIPTVILAGPVFARFLKKIDKPIPEGLYNPKQFTEQEMPSFFVSVMTALVPVILMALRAVAEMVLPKGHALLPYAEFFGDPVMATLIAVLIAIFTFGLNRGRSMDEVMGTITDSIKIIAMMLLILGGGGAFKQVLVDSGVDKYIAGMMYGSNFSPLLLGWLIAAVLRLALGSATVAALTAGGIVAPIIATTGVSPELMVIAVGSGSVIFSHVNDPGFWLFKEYFNLSIPETLKSWSALETIIAVCGLVGTLLLSYVV, encoded by the coding sequence ATGCCACTCGTGATTGTCGCTGTGGGTGTCGCACTGCTGCTGGTGCTGATGATCCGCTTTAAACTGAACGGCTTTATTGCACTGATTCTGGTTGCCCTGGCCGTGGGCATCATGCAGGGAATGCCGGTGCAGAAGGTGATGACGTCCATCAAGAACGGGGTGGGCGGCACGCTGGGCAGCCTGGCCCTGATTATGGGGTTCGGCGCCATGCTGGGGAAATTGCTGGCGGACTGCGGCGGCGCGCAGCGTATCGCCACCACGCTGATTCATCGCTTCGGTCGCAAGCATATTCAGTGGGCGATTGTGCTGACCGGTTTCACCGTCGGCTTCGCGCTGTTCTATGAAGTGGGTTTTGTGTTGCTGTTGCCGCTGGTGTTCAGCATTGTGGCGTCGGCGCGCATTCCGCTGCTGTATGCCGGCGTGCCGATGGCGGCGGCGTTGTCCGTCACTCACGGCTTCCTGCCGCCGCATCCGGGGCCGACGGCGATTGCATCGCTGTTCCACGCCGACATGGGCAAAACTCTGCTGTACGGTACGCTGCTGGGGATCCCGACGGTAATTCTGGCGGGCCCGGTTTTCGCCCGCTTTCTGAAAAAAATCGACAAGCCGATTCCGGAAGGGCTGTATAACCCGAAGCAATTCACTGAACAGGAGATGCCGAGCTTTTTCGTCAGCGTGATGACCGCGCTGGTGCCGGTGATTCTGATGGCGCTGCGCGCCGTGGCGGAAATGGTGTTGCCGAAGGGACATGCATTGTTGCCGTATGCCGAATTCTTCGGCGACCCGGTGATGGCGACCCTGATTGCGGTGCTGATCGCTATTTTCACCTTCGGCCTGAACCGCGGGCGCAGCATGGATGAGGTGATGGGCACCATTACCGATTCGATTAAAATCATCGCCATGATGCTGCTGATCCTCGGCGGCGGCGGCGCCTTCAAGCAGGTGCTAGTCGACAGCGGCGTGGACAAGTACATCGCCGGGATGATGTACGGTAGTAACTTTTCGCCGCTGCTGCTGGGTTGGCTGATTGCCGCCGTGCTGCGTCTGGCGCTGGGGTCCGCTACGGTGGCCGCGCTGACCGCGGGCGGGATTGTGGCGCCGATTATTGCCACCACCGGCGTCAGCCCGGAATTGATGGTGATCGCGGTCGGTTCCGGCAGCGTGATTTTCTCCCACGTCAACGACCCCGGTTTTTGGCTGTTCAAGGAGTATTTCAACCTGAGCATTCCGGAAACACTGAAGTCGTGGTCGGCGCTGGAGACCATTATCGCGGTGTGCGGTTTGGTCGGCACCCTGCTGCTGAGCTACGTGGTGTGA
- a CDS encoding gluconokinase, producing the protein MSGQSIILMGVSGSGKSSVGARLAREINAKFIDGDDLHPRANIQKMASGQPLNDDDRAPWLERLNDAAYSLLHKNETGIIVCSALKKRYRDRLRAGNDGMVFLYLKGNFEVILQRHQARAGHFMPTGLLQSQFDALEEPDQTETDVITVDINGPMDQVAARCAAALREHSSR; encoded by the coding sequence ATGTCAGGACAAAGTATTATTCTGATGGGGGTTTCCGGCAGCGGAAAATCCAGCGTGGGCGCCCGGCTGGCACGGGAAATCAACGCCAAATTCATCGACGGCGATGATCTGCATCCCAGAGCCAACATCCAGAAAATGGCCAGCGGTCAGCCGCTCAACGACGACGACCGCGCCCCCTGGCTGGAGCGCCTGAACGACGCCGCCTACAGCCTGCTGCATAAAAACGAAACCGGCATTATCGTCTGCTCCGCGTTGAAAAAGCGCTACCGTGACCGGCTGCGCGCAGGCAACGACGGCATGGTGTTCCTGTATCTGAAAGGCAATTTCGAGGTGATTCTGCAGCGCCATCAGGCGCGCGCCGGGCATTTTATGCCGACCGGATTGCTGCAAAGCCAGTTTGATGCGCTGGAAGAGCCGGACCAGACGGAAACCGATGTCATCACCGTCGATATCAACGGCCCGATGGATCAGGTAGCGGCGCGGTGCGCAGCGGCGTTACGCGAGCACTCGTCGCGCTGA
- the gntR gene encoding gluconate operon transcriptional repressor GntR, whose amino-acid sequence MIKKKRPGLQDVADRVGVTKMTVSRYLRNPEQVSAALRGKIAAVLDELGYIPNRTPHILANSTSRAIGVLLPSLTNQVFAEVLRGIEKVAEAQGYQTMLAHYGYQPEMEERRLMSLLAYNIDGLILAERTHTARTCQMIAVAGIPVVELMDSVSPCLDMAVGFDNVDAARQMTRYMIARGRRHVVYLGARQDERTLLKRRGYEQAMAEAGLASYSVMSESPSSYTLGGELLRRAQAEYPQVDSLFCTNDDLAIGAMFECQRQGVRVPEQMGIAGFHGHDIGQTTVPRLTSVLTPRKRIGEVGAAQLLARLHGEALPTASVDVGFTLQVGESV is encoded by the coding sequence ATGATAAAGAAAAAAAGGCCGGGACTTCAGGATGTCGCCGACCGGGTCGGGGTGACCAAAATGACGGTCAGCCGCTATTTGCGCAACCCCGAGCAGGTGTCCGCGGCGCTGAGAGGCAAAATCGCCGCCGTACTGGATGAATTGGGGTACATTCCCAACCGGACGCCGCACATTCTCGCCAATTCCACCAGTCGGGCGATCGGCGTGCTGTTGCCGTCGCTCACCAACCAGGTGTTCGCCGAGGTGTTGCGCGGCATCGAAAAAGTGGCGGAAGCGCAGGGATATCAAACCATGCTGGCGCATTACGGTTATCAGCCGGAAATGGAGGAACGGCGGTTGATGTCGCTGCTGGCCTACAACATCGACGGGCTGATCCTCGCAGAGCGTACTCACACCGCCCGTACCTGCCAGATGATCGCGGTGGCCGGGATCCCGGTGGTGGAATTAATGGATTCCGTGTCGCCCTGTCTTGATATGGCGGTGGGGTTCGATAACGTGGACGCCGCGCGCCAGATGACGCGCTATATGATCGCGCGTGGTCGCCGCCATGTGGTGTATCTCGGCGCGCGTCAGGATGAGCGTACGCTATTAAAGCGGCGGGGTTACGAACAGGCGATGGCGGAGGCTGGGCTGGCCAGCTACAGCGTGATGAGCGAAAGCCCGTCGTCCTATACGCTCGGCGGCGAACTGCTGCGCCGGGCGCAGGCGGAATACCCGCAGGTGGACAGCCTGTTCTGCACCAACGATGACCTGGCTATCGGCGCCATGTTCGAGTGCCAGCGGCAAGGGGTGCGCGTTCCCGAACAGATGGGCATCGCCGGTTTCCACGGCCACGATATCGGCCAGACCACGGTGCCTCGGCTGACCAGCGTGCTGACGCCGCGTAAGCGCATTGGTGAAGTCGGCGCTGCACAGCTGCTGGCGCGTCTGCATGGGGAAGCGTTGCCGACGGCCAGCGTGGACGTCGGCTTTACCCTACAAGTGGGAGAGAGCGTCTAG